AAAACGTCTTGGCGCCAAATTTTTGATAGAAGTGGATGGCGGCATCTCCAAGCAAAATTCCGCCGCCATCAGCCGCTCCGGTGCCGAGGTCTTGGTCGCCGGCAAGGGCATCTTCGGCGAGCGGGATTACCGCGTGGCGGTTAAACGGCTGAAACGCTCCTAATCCGACCAGCCTACCTGCCAAATCTATTGCTCCAAAAAGGACTTGCTATCCCCATTTTAGCGTATTAGCTTTCTTTTAAAGCCAGGAGGCGGTATGGCTAAAAAGCTTTGGTTTTCGGCGCTCTTCATCCTTCTAATCCCCACCCTTCTTTTTGCCTTTCAGCCGCTTTTTGATACGTGGCTAAGCCATGACGTTGGGTGGCTGCCGAATTCGGTGATTGCTGCGGATTTGGACGGGGATGGAAAACTTGATTTGATTGCTGTCAACGGTCCAAACAACACCGTTTCGGTTTTGAAAAACGGCGGGGATGGAGCTTTTGCCGCCAGGGTTGACTACACTGCTGGCAACTATCCTTATTCTGTTTTTGCCGCTGATTTGGACGGCGATGGAAAGCCGGATCTGGCAGTGGCCAATCTCTTTGGCCCCACCGTTTCGGTCTTGAAGAACAACGGTGATGGCACTTTTGCCACCCACATTGAATACGTAACAGGAAGTCGTCCTTACTCAGTTTTTGCCGCGGATTTTGACGGGGATGGAAAATCGGATCTGGCGGTGGCGAATTTTTCTGATACCACGGTTTCGGTGTTGAAGAACAACGGGGATGGGACTTTTGCCGCCAAGGTGGATTACGAAACAGGAGCCTATCCTCGCTCCGTTTTTGCCGCCGATTTGGATGGGGATGGAAAGCCGGATCTGGCCGTAGCCAATAGTTACGACTCCAGCATTTCGATTTTAAAGAACAACGGGGATGGGACTTTTGCCGCCAAGGTGGACTACGAAACAGGAGCCTATCCTCACTCCGTTTTTGCCGCCGATGTGGATGGCGATGGGAAGTCAGATTTAGCCGTGGCAAATTTTATAGCCAAAACCGTCTCAATCTTGAAGAACAACGGGGACGGAACCTTTGCGGCCAAGATTGACTACGCTACAGAGGGCAATCCTTACGCTGTTTTTGTCGCTGATTTGGATGGGGATGGAAAGCCCGATTTGGCAGCGGTCAATGACTATCACAATAGCGTTTCGGTTTTGAAGAACAACGGAGATGGAACTTTTGCCGCTAAAATTGACTATCCAACTGGTTCTCGCCCCTGGTCTGTGTATGCCGCTGATTTGGACGGGGATGGGAAACCGGATTTAGCCATAGGTAGTGTTCTTGCCCACGCTGTTTCGCTTCTGATAAACAAGGGAGATGGAACCTTTCCGGCTATCACTAAGGTTGACTACGCCGCCGGATACCGTCCCTACTCTGTTTTTGCCGCCGATTTTGATGGAGATGGGAAGCCGGATGTGGTTACAGCTAATGTTGATAGCCACACCGTATCGGTCTTGAAAAACAATGGAGATGGCACTCTTGCCGCCAAGATGGACTACGCAACTGGAAGCAGTCCTTACTCAGTATTTGCCGCCGATTTCGACGGGAATGGAAAACCGGATCTGGCGGTGGCCAATTATTATGGCTACTCCGTTTCGGTCTTTAAGAACAATGGAGACGGGACTTTTGCTACCAGAGTTGACTATGGCGCGGGACGTCATCCTTGTTCTGTATTTGCGGGCGATTTGGACGGGGATGGCGATCCGGATTTGGCTGTGGCTAATGACGGTAGCAACGCCGTTTCGATTTTAAAAAATAATGGGGACGGAACATTTGCTGCCAAAGTGGACTACGCGACCGGAATCTACCCTCGCTCAGTTTTTGCCGCCGATTTGGATGGGGATGGGAAGCCGGATTTAGCGGTGGCCAATGGTCAAAGCAACACCGTTTCGGTCTTGAAAAACAACGGGGACGGAACCTTCGCCCCCAAGGTGGACTATGGTACGGGGAGCTTTCCCCTCTCGGTTTTTGCCGCTGATTTGAACGAAGATGGGATACCGGATTTGGCCGTGGCGAATGACAGCAGCAACACTGTTTCGGTCTTGAAGAACAATGGGGACGGCACTTTTGCCGCCAAAGTGGACTACAGTACGGGAGTTTATCCTCA
The Verrucomicrobiia bacterium DNA segment above includes these coding regions:
- a CDS encoding VCBS repeat-containing protein produces the protein MAKKLWFSALFILLIPTLLFAFQPLFDTWLSHDVGWLPNSVIAADLDGDGKLDLIAVNGPNNTVSVLKNGGDGAFAARVDYTAGNYPYSVFAADLDGDGKPDLAVANLFGPTVSVLKNNGDGTFATHIEYVTGSRPYSVFAADFDGDGKSDLAVANFSDTTVSVLKNNGDGTFAAKVDYETGAYPRSVFAADLDGDGKPDLAVANSYDSSISILKNNGDGTFAAKVDYETGAYPHSVFAADVDGDGKSDLAVANFIAKTVSILKNNGDGTFAAKIDYATEGNPYAVFVADLDGDGKPDLAAVNDYHNSVSVLKNNGDGTFAAKIDYPTGSRPWSVYAADLDGDGKPDLAIGSVLAHAVSLLINKGDGTFPAITKVDYAAGYRPYSVFAADFDGDGKPDVVTANVDSHTVSVLKNNGDGTLAAKMDYATGSSPYSVFAADFDGNGKPDLAVANYYGYSVSVFKNNGDGTFATRVDYGAGRHPCSVFAGDLDGDGDPDLAVANDGSNAVSILKNNGDGTFAAKVDYATGIYPRSVFAADLDGDGKPDLAVANGQSNTVSVLKNNGDGTFAPKVDYGTGSFPLSVFAADLNEDGIPDLAVANDSSNTVSVLKNNGDGTFAAKVDYSTGVYPHSVFSADLDGDGKPDLVLANAYGNAVSFLKNNGDDTFAPKVNYGTGGFPSSVVVADFDGDGDKDLATANYGDNTVSILRNLSIPLNCAAVKGDLNGDGIITVFDVVLILNCTFLNEGSCSDCFADVNCSGSLTPVDVVLELFAVYLNQPFPCS